One segment of Rosa chinensis cultivar Old Blush chromosome 6, RchiOBHm-V2, whole genome shotgun sequence DNA contains the following:
- the LOC112174037 gene encoding uncharacterized protein LOC112174037, translated as MELRSCIHLHFIKTLTGGVLKKTLNVASGKPVLRFKNVKDICEELDAKNGHLFPTIPPKDEFRGLHIDSSRIMTESTDTGNVGNIKIKSEPEDSGFDCNDGGNSDLDCFGNVTLKQIKQTCKTKKRKRSKFTDLNEQLEMCSPVKQEYSMSQANEDNDLLEPLSNLRSKLSKNAKAKTKSKRVKKGASTISQKATITIKSEQIPTEQELLQFNQVTPACERDIEVDVPEPGCSDVQNTSCFDDDTSLVYDNMVSYYGVVPTEFPMTAAELSIFPTDENQSCVVYEPFCEDMEYDPMPLQVVSNSGWDIVKADDTEITNYQCLDFWPALESRIQGYIMNSVHPDLIEAISSDDTISSEDALLCQINSETKDGLFRCTEPIKGSDACTSDAYSKGDLPSNQEASANSVGDCDLGSGSCLVSVADHVSMSNEEEKQSQLFACADAKISLSPGDISCEASDECTAAASGGYLKPQLPQRLFPTRKAISPASQEKLCKAMKSIELQDGHSACKGKLCFGKHTESTNHGAEWQPNQIRRPKFSITPQTIRNPKNEKISSHPRGIPKASNGSSTAPPRFSTGCTSIRTCSDSAIAFSQRQMHDIECITTKLTNELQTMKEIAEERLLSGPYPTTSLKYNADEVRMAIQNVTRVEASAKKLLSMMSRDCSRFCKIMRMADQNDSNDSEDVGNNHPKTTIVNKERKKITFADEAGEKLCHVRVFENEMISSSVTGPSQNQELLVK; from the exons ATGGAATTGAGAAGTTGCATCCATTTGCACTTCATCAAGACTCTGACTGGTGGCGTATTGAAAAAAACACTGAATGTGGCTAGTGGAAAACCAGTACTCAGATTCAAGAATGTGAAAGACATATGTGAAGAACTAGATGCCAAAAATGGTCATTTGTTTCCAACAATTCCACCAAAAGATGAGTTCCGGGGCCTGCATATTGACAGCTCTAGGATCATGACTGAAAGCACAGATACAGGTAATGTTGGAAATATAAAAATCAAGAGTGAACCTGAAGATTCTGGCTTTGATTGTAATGATGGAGGAAACAGTGATTTGGATTGCTTTGGTAATGTGACACTGAAGCAGATCAAGCAGACATGCAagacaaagaaaagaaagcGTTCAAAGTTCACTGATTTGAACGAACAATTAGAAATGTGCTCTCCTGTAAAACAAGAGTATTCAATGTCGCAAGCTAATGAAGATAATGATCTCCTGGAGCCTCTAAGTAATTTGAGATCTAAACTTTCAAAGAATGCAAAGGCCAAGACAAAAAGCAAGCGTGTGAAAAAAGGTGCCTCTACCATCTCTCAAAAAGCCACAATAACTATCAAATCAGAACAGATCCCAACTGAGCAGGAGCTACTCCAATTCAATCAGGTTACACCTGCATGTGAGAGGGACATTGAAGTAGATGTTCCTGAACCTGGTTGTTCGGATGTCCAAAACACAAGCTGTTTTGATGATGATACCTCTCTGGTTTATGACAATATGGTGAGTTATTATGGAGTAGTGCCAACTGAATTCCCTATGACAGCTGCTGAATTGTCAATTTTTCCAACAGATGAAAATCAGAGCTGCGTTGTTTATGAACCATTTTGTGAAGATATGGAGTATGATCCTATGCCACTTCAGGTTGTAAGCAACTCAGGTTGGGATATAGTCAAGGCAGATGATACTGAGATAACCAATTACCAGTGTTTAGATTTTTGGCCTGCATTAGAATCTAGGATTCAAGGATATATCATGAATTCAGTTCACCCTGACCTCATTGAAGCAATATCTTCAGATGATACTATTTCCTCTGAGGATGCATTGTTATGTCAGATTAACAGTGAGACCAAAGATGGTTTATTTCGGTGCACGGAACCAATTAAGGGATCTGATGCATGTACATCTGATGCCTATAGCAAAGGTGATTTACCTTCTAATCAGGAAGCCAGTGCTAACTCTGTTGGTGATTGTGACTTGGGCTCTGGTAGCTGTTTGGTGTCTGTGGCTGATCACGTTTCCATGTCAAACGAAGAGGAGAAGCAATCTCAATTGTTTGCATGTGCTGATGCAAAAATAAGCTTGTCTCCTGGGGACATTTCATGTGAGGCTAGTGATGAGTGTACAGCAGCAGCTAGTGGTGGGTACTTAAAGCCGCAGCTTCCTCAAAGGCTTTTCCCAACAAGAAAG GCCATTTCACCAGCTTCCCAAGAAAAATTGTGCAAGGCTATGAAGTCAATTGAGTTACAGGATGGACATAGCG CGTGCAAGGGGAAACTATGTTTTGGAAAACATACTGAGAGTACAAACCATGGTGCTGAATGGCAGCCTAATCAGATCAGGAGACCTAAGTTCTCTATTACACCGCAAACCATTAGGAATCCCAAGAATGAGAAGATTAGTTCGCATCCTAGAGGCATCCCTAAAGCTTCTAATGGTTCTTCAACTGCACCACCACGTTTTAGTACAGGGTGTACATCCATTCGAACCTGTTCAGACAGTGCCATTGCATTCTCACAACGCCAGATGCATGACATTGAATGTATCACAACAAAACTCACAAATGAATTACAGACCATGAAGGAAATTGCAGAAGAAAGATTATTGTCCGGACCCTATCCTACCACATCACTGAAATATAATGCTGATGAG GTTAGAATGGCCATTCAGAATGTAACACGAGTTGAGGCTTCTGCTAAAAAGTTGCTCTCGATGATGTCAAGGGACTGTAGCCGATTTTGTAAAATCATG AGAATGGCTGATCAGAATGATTCTAATGATTCCGAAGACGTTGGAAACAATCACCCAAAAACAACTATTGTAaacaaggagaggaagaagattaCTTTTGCTGATGAAGCTGGGGAAAAGCTGTGCCATGTCAGGGTTTTTGAGAATGAGATGATATCATCTTCGGTAACTGGTCCATCTCAAAACCAGGAATTGCTAGTTAAATAA
- the LOC112172819 gene encoding outer envelope pore protein 24, chloroplastic, whose amino-acid sequence MTMKASLKGRYDTDKSGAAANVAVFASDVKLRASLTDATVVGGPSLNGLVLAVEKPGVFIVDYNVPKKDFRFQFMNTIRVAEKPLNLTYIHSKGDNRTILDGTLVLNPANKVSANHVLGTGNGKLKYSYLHGGVTTFEPSYDVAKNSWDFAVSRRVYGDDVFRASYQTSSKLLGLEWSRNSKVNGSFKVSASVNLAEERKVPKLTAESTWDFEI is encoded by the exons ATGACGATGAAAGCATCTTTGAAGGGTAGGTACGACACAGACAAGAGCGGCGCCGCCGCTAACGTTGCCGTTTTCGCCAGCGACGTCAAGCTCCGAGCTTCTCTCACCGATGCCACCGTCGTCGGGGGCCCCAGCCTCAACGGCTTGGTTCTCGCCGTCGAAAAACCCGGCGTCTTCATCGTCGACTACAACGTCCCCAAAAAG GACTTTAGGTTTCAGTTTATGAACACAATTAGGGTTGCAGAAAAGCCCTTGAATCTGACTTACATTCACAGCAAAGGTGACAACAGGACTATTTTGGACGGGACTCTGGTGCTCAATCCGGCCAACAAGGTCTCGGCCAATCACGTACTCGGCACCGGAAATGGGAAGCTCAAGTACAGTTATCTGCACGGTGGGGTGACCACGTTCGAGCCTAGCTATGATGTGGCCAAGAATTCGTGGGATTTTGCGGTTTCGAGGAGGGTTTATGGTGATGATGTGTTCAGGGCTAGTTACCAGACTTCGAGCAAGCTCTTGGGGCTGGAATGGTCGAGGAATTCGAAAGTGAATGGCTCTTTCAAG GTGTCAGCATCTGTCAACTTGGCCGAGGAACGTAAAGTGCCTAAGTTAACAGCTGAGAGTACTTGGGATTTTGAGATATGA
- the LOC112172818 gene encoding uncharacterized protein LOC112172818, which produces MFSSGLTTRKWNNFRLKLKPIRSASKEPFTSVAFGVMQSQTLIRETQSREMEFDDDFELPPNSDEASPPVRERKLKRLKKGVRVSPDPLLDQPERAAGFEGLDLGESNEQSESRIGSEGLGDEGEMNPGFDGEGELNSGFDDFGSEGEKGSGLEMNSGFDGLGEGEGDASGAKRALDFESVDEDFGEKGQERSQEMLDESRDTMMEEPEKKRRSSDGGEEEKDKKKKNKRAKSVGDDAKSKDAAAKSKRRAEKERQEHLKQLHAETQRLLRETREAAFKPMPIVQKPISSILEKIRRRKLEVSKKSMTMNSFVDDNGPSRRIMEEFSSEGDPVDVTGGSEVLKAAIKEPIACQTEKGSGTNVVCMDASNDHIDHSGHENVSSQMDVDKVSKQAFRAPVDDTQDLFSDSQTTDSKDENDTPSSPLEEVFLPSKLAMDLRLKLDSTPPDDVSSDEEDNDKENVDPHSPGLADLSTSPICDPVKAFVDDEAEEEDDGDHDQFLFPDKEEDEADEDAEDLNDMIATGYEENPIDGERRNELHQKWLEQQDASGTEKLMQKLMFGSKLRETMSLEEKHAEEEEDQESDDEAADVLGNNSASGSPKKVSVQMNLRIAKQMIPQMFTDNDVYLSSDDDDDEPEKRPAKPCSFEKAEEQATFLSPAEDESCSEVFGRIKKLNIVPDTKKGKTSAISSMQLMGGNGIIPKSSFIRGSNHSLPSSRKRGLSTARCSFIFGRDDSNSMSTTSVSEDSSDMFQRESTPARTTAKFSSSQMKSRKEKSTPEAVVKTDTSFFEILRQNSLHSKRCYKESIIDETIQPISVDQTIDTESVGQTIHRESVIQMRRTVSVDRTIQSALASFRVGRVQSRQTKNLVSM; this is translated from the exons ATGTTTTCTAGCGGGTTAACCACCAGGAAATGGAATAATTTTCGACTTAAATTAAAGCCCATTAGATCTGCCAGCAAGGAACCATTCACTTCTGTTGCATTTGGTGTGATGCAATCACAAACGCTAATT AGAGAAACCCAAAGCAGAGAGATGGAGTTCGACGACGATTTTGAGCTCCCACCAAACTCCGACGAGGCTTCCCCTCCGGTCCGTGAAAGGAAGCTGAAGCGCTTAAAGAAAGGAGTTAGGGTTTCCCCAGATCCACTCCTCGATCAACCAGAGAGAGCCGCCGGATTCGAAGGCCTCGATTTAGGGGAATCGAATGAGCAATCGGAGTCAAGGATTGGATCGGAGGGTTTGGgcgatgaaggtgaaatgaatCCTGGTTTTGATGGTGAGGGAGAGTTGAATTCTGGTTTCGATGATTTCGGTAGTGAAGGTGAAAAGGGATCTGGTTTAGAAATGAATTCTGGTTTTGATGGTTTGGGTGAAGGTGAAGGAGATGCCTCTGGAGCTAAGAGGGCTTTGGATTTTGAGTCTGTGGATGAGGATTTCGGAGAAAAAGGCCAAGAGCGAAGCCAAGAGATGCTAGATGAAAGTAGGGATACGATGATGGAGGAACCGGAGAAGAAAAGGCGGAGTTCCGATGGcggtgaggaggagaaggacaagaagaagaagaataagaggGCCAAGAGCGTTGGTGATGATGCGAAATCTAAAGATGCCGCTGCCAAGAGCAAAAGGAGGGCTGAAAAG GAAAGACAAGAGCATCTGAAGCAGCTTCATGCAGAAACTCAGAGACTTTTGCGAG AAACCAGAGAAGCAGCATTTAAACCTATGCCAATTGTTCAGAAGCCCATATCGTCAATTCTGGAGAAGATTCGGCGAAGAAAACTGGAGGTTTCAAAAAA GTCTATGactatgaattcttttgttGATGACAATGGACCTTCCAGACGGATTATGGAGGAGTTCAGTTCAGAAGGTGATCCTGTGGATGTGACTGGAGGCAGTGAGGTATTGAAAGCAGCAATTAAGGAGCCAATTGCATGCCAGACTGAAAAAGGGAGTGGTACAAATGTGGTGTGTATGGATGCTTCTAATGATCATATAGATCATTCCGGCCATGAAAATGTTTCTTCCCAGATG GATGTTGATAAGGTATCCAAGCAAGCATTTCGAGCTCCTGTTGATGATACTCAG GATTTGTTTTCTGATTCCCAGACTACCGACTCTAAAGATGAGAATGATACCCCCAGTAGTCCTTTGGAGGAGGTTTTTTTACCTTCCAAACTTGCAATGGACTTAAGGTTAAAACTTGATTCCACTCCCCCTGATGATGT TTCTTCCGATGAGGAGGACAATGACAAAGAAAATGTCGATCCTCATTCCCCTGGATTGGCTGATTTGTCTACATCCCCAATTTGTGATCCTGTCAAAGCTTTTGTTGATGATGAAGCTGAGGAAGAAGACGATGGTGATCATGACCAGTTTCTGTTCCCAgataaagaagaagatgaggctGACGAAGATGCTGAGGATCTTAATGATATGATAGCAACTGGATATGAAGAAAATCCGATTGATGGTGAAAGACGGAATGAACTCCATCAAAAATGGCTTGAGCAACAGGATGCTTCTGGAACAGAAAAACTTATGCAGAAACTGATGTTTGGTTCAAAACTAAGAGAAACAATGTCGCTTGAAGAGAAACAtgcagaagaagaggaagatcaaGAGTCTGATGATGAAGCTGCAGATGTACTAGGCAACAATTCTGCCTCTGGTTCACCAAAAAAAGTCTCGGTGCAAATGAATTTAAGAATAGCAAAGCAAATGATTCCTCAAATGTTTACCGATAATGATGTATACTTGTCatcagatgatgatgatgatgaaccaGAAAAGAGGCCAGCTAAGCCGTGCTCGTTTGAGAAAGCT GAAGAGCAGGCAACTTTCTTGTCACCAGCTGAGGATGAAAGTTGTAGCGAGGTTTTTGGTCGTATAAAGAAGCTGAATATTGTGCCTGACACTAAGAAGGGCAAAACATCCG CCATTTCTAGTATGCAGCTCATGGGAGGAAATGGGATCATACCGAAG TCATCATTCATACGGGGATCAAATCATTCTCTGCCTTCATCCCGTAAGCGTGGATTAAGCACAGCTCGCTGCTCTTTTATCTTTGGAAGAGATGACAGCAATAGCATGAGCACAACCTCAGTGTCAGAGGATTCTTCAGATATG TTTCAGAGAGAGAGTACACCAGCAAGAACTACAGCAAAGTTCAGTAGTTCCCAAATGAAGAGTCGTAAAGAGAAATCAACACCTGAAGCTGTTGTGAAGACTGATACTTCATTCTTTGAGATACTGAGGCAAAATTCCTTGCATTCAAAGCGCTGTTATAAGGAGTCTATCATTGATGAAACTATTCAACCCATATCCGTCGATCAAACAATTGACACCGAATCTGTAGGTCAAACAATTCACAGGGAATCTGTTATTCAAATGAGAAGAACAGTCTCCGTTGATAGAACGATTCAATCAGCATTAGCTTCATTCAGAGTGGGAAGAGTTCAGTCAAGGCAAACAAAGAACCTAGTTTCTATGTAA
- the LOC112172354 gene encoding uncharacterized membrane protein At1g75140 — translation MAITIKGKFILIYFLLVFSSSNPLVKSNSHELPETETETEPNQQQLVLQRLEEIVRNLTEIVARLESKLSETKVVEGLVSPKLENEKHGGQKEKVQQGERARAVSVTKFSPFWSDRFQFVSAVKLDSQATCIHVLPFRDHEGGSKYVAVGDERGRVYVFLRNGDVVVEFDTLLGSPVMAMASFLSIYKNESFVVTGHKNGEILMHRVWEGVSGEEWSTVMMESVSKFDIGEDGLPVTILEVHHVGRMSYILASDVSGKITVYKENGTVHGSTMPSSRPLAFLKQRLLFLTETGAGSLDLRTMKIRESECEGLNHSLSRYYVFDAMERSKAYGFTSEGDLIHVLLLGDVMNFKCRVRSKKKFEMDEPLAFQAIKGCLLIVSGEKVFVYNVSSQHYVRVGAPRLIFSAGLDEIRSSFLNYQTMDADAEKRNEIPLIASDREKLVVLGLGGGYVGMYRSNLPASKGEFSTMLWTSPVFFFVLFLFGAWQFFAKKKEALTSWGPDDPFSSTSATTGAPLGGNSTGERSFVDSSSRNADMMDIRGGGLRGPSRRYVSPPRYAGGATSSFRPGTNDHNPRPSSVDPNFRTASELKFRGSALESSGFPKRRESLFVNNQVMDDSN, via the coding sequence ATGGCGATCACAATAAAAGGCAAGTTCATTCTCATCTACTTCCTCTTGGTTTTCTCATCCTCTAACCCCTTAGTCAAATCCAATTCCCATGAACTACccgaaaccgaaaccgaaaccgaacccAATCAGCAACAGCTTGTGTTGCAGCGTCTGGAGGAGATAGTGAGAAACCTGACTGAAATAGTAGCTAGGTTAGAATCCAAGCTGTCGGAGACGAAAGTGGTAGAGGGATTAGTCTCGCCTAAACTAGAAAATGAAAAACACGGCgggcaaaaagaaaaagtgcaacAAGGAGAGAGGGCGAGGGCAGTTTCGGTAACGAAGTTCAGTCCGTTTTGGTCGGACAGGTTTCAGTTTGTTTCGGCTGTGAAATTGGATTCCCAGGCGACATGTATCCACGTGTTGCCGTTCCGGGATCACGAGGGGGGTAGTAAGTACGTTGCGGTTGGGGATGAGAGAGGGAGGGTTTATGTGTTTCTGAGAAATGGGGATGTTGTGGTGGAGTTTGATACGCTGTTGGGGTCACCCGTAATGGCCATGGCTTCGTTCTTGTCGATTTATAAGAACGAGAGCTTTGTGGTGACGGGGCATAAGAATGGGGAGATTTTGATGCATAGGGTTTGGGAGGGGGTGAGTGGAGAAGAGTGGAGTACGGTGATGATGGAGAGTGTGAGCAAGTTTGATATCGGGGAAGACGGGCTGCCGGTTACTATTTTGGAGGTGCATCATGTTGGGAGGATGAGTTACATACTGGCCAGTGATGTGAGTGGGAAGATTACGGTTTATAAAGAGAATGGGACAGTTCATGGTTCCACTATGCCGTCGAGTAGGCCGCTTGCTTTCTTGAAGCAGCGGCTTCTGTTTTTGACGGAGACGGGTGCAGGGTCATTGGACTTGAGGACCATGAAGATTAGGGAGTCTGAATGTGAAGGGTTGAATCACTCGCTGTCTCGGTACTATGTTTTTGACGCCATGGAGCGGTCTAAAGCTTACGGGTTTACATCAGAAGGTGACCTGATTCATGTGCTGTTGTTGGGGGATGTGATGAACTTCAAGTGCAGGGTTAGATCCAAGAAGAAGTTTGAAATGGATGAGCCTCTTGCTTTCCAGGCGATAAAGGGGTGTTTGCTTATTGTTAGCGGGGAGAAGGTTTTCGTGTATAATGTGTCGTCCCAACATTATGTTAGGGTGGGTGCTCCTCGACTTATCTTCTCTGCTGGTCTTGATGAGATTAGATCGTCCTTTCTAAATTATCAGACCATGGATGCTGAtgcagagaaaagaaatgagatACCGTTAATTGCTAGTGATCGCGAAAAGCTTGTTGTTCTTGGTCTTGGCGGAGGGTATGTAGGAATGTATCGCTCGAACCTTCCTGCATCTAAAGGTGAATTTAGTACGATGCTATGGACTAGCCCTGTATTCTTCTTTGTACTTTTCCTATTTGGAGCTTGGCAATTTTTCGCTAAGAAGAAAGAAGCACTCACTTCATGGGGACCCGATGATCCATTTAGTTCGACTTCAGCTACAACAGGGGCTCCATTGGGTGGAAATAGCACTGGAGAAAGGTCTTTTGTGGACTCTTCATCAAGAAATGCTGATATGATGGATATTAGAGGTGGTGGTCTCAGAGGTCCATCCAGGAGGTACGTCTCTCCTCCACGGTATGCAGGTGGAGCTACAAGTTCATTTAGGCCAGGTACGAACGATCATAACCCGAGACCATCATCTGTTGATCCTAATTTTCGAACAGCTTCAGAGCTGAAATTCAGAGGGTCTGCGTTAGAATCTTCGGGATTCCCAAAACGGAGGGAAAGTTTGTTTGTGAACAACCAAGTTATGGATGATAGCAACTGA